A stretch of Henckelia pumila isolate YLH828 chromosome 4, ASM3356847v2, whole genome shotgun sequence DNA encodes these proteins:
- the LOC140863744 gene encoding cytochrome P450 72A225-like produces MDIFYAALALSCAILASVYGWKFLNWAWLRPKKMEKQLRQQGFNGKSYRFLIGDSKEIIATSQEARSKPMNFSNDIIPRVFAVFHEYVKNYGKNCFLWFGPTPTALISDPELIKEVLSKSYVFQKPKSPLEKLLAQGVATYESEKWAKHRRLINPAFHLEKLKHMLPSFYESSCDMLSKWDEIVHSSKGSCELDVWPYLQTLTSDAISRTAFGSNYEEGRNIFELQKEQVGHLLNATLLFYIPGWRFLPTKTNRRMKEIVREVESSILGIVDKRMKAIESGEANSDDLLGILLESNFHEIQQHGKDSGMSFQEVIEECRLFYIVGQETTSSLLVWTMILLSKHLDWQIRAREEVLQVLGSSQPNFEDLNHLKIITMIFHEVMRLYPPVIALGRIIHQETSLGKLTLPAGTQLFLPTIFLHHDSTIWGDDAMEFNPERFSEGVSKAINGKFSYFPFGGGPRICIGLNFAMLEAKMAMAMILKHYSLELSPSYAHAPDMAVSLQPQYGAHLILHKL; encoded by the exons ATGGATATATTTTACGCAGCATTGGCGCTTTCTTGTGCCATCTTAGCATCAGTGTATGGTTGGAAATTCTTGAATTGGGCGTGGCTTAGGCCTAAGAAAATGGAGAAACAACTGAGGCAACAAGGATTTAATGGAAAATCTTACAGATTTTTGATTGGAGACTCCAAAGAGATTATCGCGACGAGTCAAGAAGCGCGGTCCAAGCCTATGAACTTCTCGAATGATATAATCCCCAGAGTGTTTGCTGTCTTCCACGAATATGTCAAAAACTATG GTAAAAATTGCTTTTTGTGGTTTGGTCCAACACCTACAGCCCTTATCTCAGACCCGGAACTGATCAAAGAAGTTTTGTCTAAAAGTTACGTTTTCCAGAAGCCTAAATCTCCCCTGGAAAAGCTTCTAGCACAAGGAGTTGCTACCTACGAATCTGAAAAATGGGCCAAGCACAGAAGACTGATCAATCCAGCATTTCACCTCGAAAAATTGAAG CACATGCTTCCCTCCTTTTACGAGAGTAGCTGCGACATGCTGAGCAAATGGGATGAGATTGTGCACTCGAGCAAAGGATCCTGTGAATTGGATGTGTGGCCTTATCTTCAAACCTTGACAAGCGACGCGATTTCGCGTACTGCATTCGGCAGTAACTATGAAGAAGGAAGAAATATATTTGAGCTCCAAAAAGAACAAGTCGGGCATTTGTTGAATGCGACTCTGCTCTTTTACATTCCCGGATGGAG ATTTTTGCCAACAAAGACAAACAGAAGGATGAAGGAAATCGTGAGGGAAGTGGAGTCGTCGATACTAGGAATCGTTGATAAAAGAATGAAAGCGATAGAATCAGGGGAGGCTaattcagatgatcttttaggTATATTGTTGGAATCTAATTTTCATGAGATTCAACAACATGGGAAGGATTCTGGGATGAGTTTTCAGGAGGTGATTGAAGAGTGTAGGCTTTTTTACATCGTGGGGCAGGAGACAACCTCGTCATTGCTCGTGTGGACGATGATTTTACTGAGTAAACACTTGGATTGGCAGATTCGAGCCAGAGAAGAGGTTCTACAAGTTCTTGGAAGTTCACAACCAAATTTCGAGGATTTAAACCACCTGAAAATC ATTACCATGATTTTCCATGAGGTAATGAGGTTGTATCCACCAGTAATCGCGCTGGGTCGAATCATACACCAGGAAACTAGTTTGGGAAAGTTAACTTTACCAGCCGGAACTCAGCTCTTTTTGCCCACGATTTTCCTGCACCACGACAGCACTATATGGGGGGACGACGCGATGGAGTTCAATCCGGAGAGGTTTAGTGAAGGAGTATCAAAGGCAATCAACGGGAAATTCTCATATTTCCCATTCGGCGGGGGACCGCGTATATGCATTGGACTGAACTTTGCCATGTTGGAGGCCAAAATGGCAATGGCCATGATTTTGAAGCATTATAGTCTGGAGCTTTCTCCATCTTATGCACATGCGCCTGATATGGCCGTATCACTTCAACCTCAATATGGTGCTCACCTAATTCTGCACAAGCTGTGA
- the LOC140865485 gene encoding cytochrome P450 CYP72A219-like gives MDIFYLALALSCAILVSVYGWKFLNWVWLRPKKMERQLRQQGFNGKSYRFLIGDYKEISAMTQEARSKPMNFSNDIIPRVFIFHDSVKNYGKNCFMWFGPKPTAIISDPELIKEVLSRNYVFQKVSSPLYKLLPQGVAAYEEEKWAKHRKLINPAFHLEKLKNMVPSFYSSSCDMLSKWDEIVSSRGSCELDVYPYLQTLTSDAISRTAFGSNYEEGRKIFELQKEQAGHFLNAAQLLCIPGWIYLPTKTNRRMKEIVREVELSILGIIDKRMKAIESGEANSDDLLGMLLESNFHEIQQHGKDSGMSLREVIEECRLFYIAGQETTSSLLVWTMILLSKHLDWQIRAREEVLQVLGSSTPDFKDLNHLKIITMIFHEVLRLYPPAIGTGRVIHQETTLGKLTLPAGTQLVLPTILLHHDSTIWGDDVEEFHPERFGEGVSKAMNGKFSYFPFGGGPRICIGQNFAMLEAKMAMAMILKHYSFELSPSYAHAPDMVLTLQPQYGAHLILHKL, from the exons ATGGATATATTTTACTTAGCATTGGCACTTTCTTGTGCTATTTTAGTATCAGTATATGGGTGGAAATTCTTGAATTGGGTGTGGCTTAGGCCCAAGAAAATGGAGAGACAGCTGAGGCAGCAAGGATTTAATGGAAAATCTTACAGATTTTTGATCGGAGATTACAAGGAAATTAGCGCGATGACTCAAGAAGCGCGGTCCAAGCCTATGAACTTCTCGAATGATATAATCCCCAGAGTGTTCATCTTCCATGATTCTGTCAAAAACTATG GTAAAAATTGTTTTATGTGGTTTGGTCCAAAACCTACAGCCATTATCTCAGACCCGGAACTGATCAAAGAGGTTCTGTCAAGAAATTATGTTTTCCAGAAAGTTTCTTCTCCTCTGTATAAGCTTCTACCTCAAGGAGTTGCTGCATATGAAGAGGAGAAATGGGCCAAGCACAGGAAACTGATCAATCCTGCCTTTCACCTCGAAAAATTAAAg AATATGGTTCCCTCATTTTACTCTAGCAGCTGTGACATGCTGAGCAAATGGGATGAGATTGTGTCGAGCAGAGGATCCTGTGAATTGGATGTGTATCCTTATCTTCAAACCTTGACAAGCGATGCGATTTCGCGTACTGCATTCGGGAGTAACTATGAAGAAGGAAGAAAGATATTTGAGCTCCAAAAAGAACAAGCCGGACATTTCTTGAATGCGGCTCAGCTCCTTTGCATTCCCGGATGGAT ATATTTGCCAACAAAGACGAACAGAAGGATGAAGGAAATTGTGAGGGAAGTGGAGTTGTCGATACTAGGAATCATTGATAAAAGAATGAAAGCGATAGAATCAGGGGAGGCTAATTCAGATGATCTTTTGGGTATGTTGTTGGAATCTAATTTTCATGAGATTCAACAACATGGGAAGGATTCTGGGATGAGTTTGCGTGAGGTGATTGAAGAGTGTAGGCTCTTTTACATTGCTGGGCAGGAGACAACCTCGTCATTGCTCGTGTGGACGATGATTTTACTGAGTAAACACTTGGATTGGCAGATTCGAGCCAGAGAAGAGGTTCTACAAGTTCTTGGAAGTTCAACACCAGATTTCAAAGATTTGAACCACCTGAAAATC ATCACGATGATCTTTCATGAGGTACTGAGGTTGTATCCACCAGCAATCGGGACGGGTCGAGTCATACACCAAGAAACTACTCTGGGAAAGCTAACTTTACCGGCCGGAACTCAGCTCGTCTTGCCCACGATTTTGCTGCACCATGACAGCACCATATGGGGGGATGACGTCGAGGAGTTCCATCCGGAGAGGTTTGGTGAAGGTGTTTCCAAGGCAATGAACGGGAAATTCTCATATTTCCCGTTCGGCGGGGGGCCGCGGATATGCATCGGACAGAACTTTGCAATGTTGGAGGCCAAAATGGCTATGGCCATGATTTTGAAACATTATAGTTTTGAGCTTTCTCCATCTTATGCACATGCACCTGATATGGTGCTAACACTTCAACCCCAATATGGTGCTCACCTAATTCTGCACAAGCTGTGA
- the LOC140860317 gene encoding heat stress transcription factor A-4b-like yields MDASNGGSNSPAPFLVKTYEMVDDPSTNSVVSWSHTGHSFVVWNPPEFARDLLPKYFKHNNFSSFIRQLNTYGFRKIDPDQWEFGNEVFIRGQRHLLKNIHRRKPIHSHSGNGNTVPLSDSEREQFEKEIEKLQQEKFVLQSEVDRCENENLEYKYQLRSLGQTLQTINQRQQQLMAILAQMLQKPGYASSLMDEVEPHNKKRRLLALNYLHDEANLAEDQSTTLQDSSSLPLNYEVVEKLDSSLTFWEKFLQEICQTPSQNSHEFNVPSLPSPVVITEIPASSGDSDLSIPASSPECQMAVSPSQDRHSSPELATSSIFVGIPAISSIRIDPDSSYKPSGIDVNMSPTKTLDTELSKDQEQGSTVPSLPVGGNDVFWQQFLTEAPGTSDSQEVQSERRDLYNRTVLVGLQMNSSLGGI; encoded by the exons ATGGATGCATCGAATGGTGGTTCTAATTCACCGGCTCCATTTCTGGTGAAAACTTATGAAATGGTGGATGATCCATCGACTAATTCTGTAGTTTCTTGGAGCCACACCGGTCATAGTTTTGTTGTTTGGAATCCGCCGGAGTTTGCTAGAGATTTGTTACCAAAATATTTCAAGCACAACAACTTCTCCAGCTTCATCAGGCAGCTGAATACATAT GGTTTCAGAAAGATCGATCCTGATCAGTGGGAGTTTGGAAATGAGGTGTTTATTCGAGGGCAGAGGCATCTTTTAAAGAACATACATAGGCGAAAGCCCATCCACAGTCATTCAGGTAATGGAAACACGGTCCCATTGAGTGACTCCGAGCGAGAACAATTTGAAAAGGAGATTGAGAAACTGCAACAGGAAAAGTTTGTACTTCAGTCGGAAGTGGACCGgtgtgaaaatgaaaatctagAATACAAGTATCAACTCAGGTCATTAGGGCAGACTTTGCAAACTATCAACCAACGGCAGCAGCAGTTGATGGCCATCTTGGCTCAAATGCTGCAGAAACCGGGATATGCCTCGAGTCTCATGGACGAGGTGGAGCCCCataataagaaaagaagatTGCTAGCTTTGAATTATTTGCATGATGAAGCCAATCTGGCGGAGGACCAGAGCACAACCTTGCAAGATAGTTCGTCTCTGCCATTGAACTATGAAGTGGTTGAAAAGTTAGATTCTTCCTTAACGTTTTGGGAGAAGTTTTTGCAAGAAATCTGCCAAACTCCATCACAAAATTCGCACGAGTTTAATGTGCCCTCTTTGCCTTCACCAGTTGTTATCACAGAAATTCCGGCATCATCTGGGGATTCGGATTTGAGTATTCCAGCTTCCTCACCTGAGTGCCAAATGGCGGTGTCACCTTCCCAAGATCGCCATTCCTCCCCGGAACTGGCTACATCTTCGATTTTTGTTGGTATCCCGGCTATATCATCCATTCGTATTGATCCAGATTCCAGCTACAAACCATCTGGAATTGATGTGAACATGAGCCCAACCAAAACCCTAGATACAGAATTGTCGAAAGATCAAGAGCAAGGCAGCACCGTTCCTTCCCTCCCGGTTGGCGGTAATGACGTCTTCTGGCAGCAGTTTCTTACGGAGGCGCCTGGTACTTCTGATTCACAGGAAGTACAATCAGAAAGACGAGACCTGTATAACAGAACAGTCTTGGTTGGTTTACAGATGAATTCAAGCCTTGGTGGAATATAG
- the LOC140894520 gene encoding cytochrome P450 72A225-like, with amino-acid sequence MDILYAALALSGAILVSVYGWKLLNWVWLMPKRKEKQLRQQGFHGNSYRFLFGDFKEILAMIKEAKSKPIAFSNDIIPRVSPMLHEYLRKYGGRNCFNWFGPTPTVIISDPELIKEILSKSYVFQKPKSPLGKLLAQGVAAYETEKWAKHRKLINPAFHLEKLKNMVPSFYSSSCDMLSKWDEIVSSRGSCELDVYPFLQTLTSDAISRTAFGSNYEEGRKIFELQKEQFGHFFDAAQLLYIPGWRFLPTKTNRRMNEIVREIKSSILGIIDKRMKAIESGETNSDDLLGILLESNFEEIQQHGKDSGMSLQEVIEECRLFYIAGQETTSSLLVWTMILLSKHLDWQVRAREEVLQVLGSSTPDFQDLNHLKIITMIFHEVMRLYPPAVMMSRFIHNEATLGELTLPAGTQIFLPTILLQHDSTIWGDDAKEFNPERFSEGVSKAMNGKYSYFPFGGGPRICIGQNFAMLEAKIGMAMILKHYSFELSPSYTHAPDVVVTLQPQYGAPLILHKL; translated from the exons ATGGATATCTTGTACGCAGCGTTGGCACTTTCTGGTGCCATTCTAGTATCAGTATATGGCTGGAAACTGTTGAATTGGGTGTGGTTGATGCCCAAGAGAAAGGAGAAACAGCTGAGGCAGCAGGGATTTCATGGCAATTCTTACAGATTTTTGTTTGGGGACTTCAAAGAAATCCTCGCCATGATCAAAGAAGCCAAGTCCAAACCCATCGCTTTCTCTAATGATATAATCCCCAGAGTGTCGCCTATGCTCCATGAATATCTCAGAAAATACG GAGGCAGAAATTGCTTCAACTGGTTTGGTCCAACACCTACAGTCATTATCTCCGACCCGGAACTTATCAAAGAAATTTTGTCTAAAAGTTACGTTTTCCAGAAGCCGAAATCTCCACTGGGTAAGCTTCTAGCACAAGGAGTGGCAGCCTATGAAACGGAGAAATGGGCCAAGCATAGAAAACTGATCAATCCCGCCTTTCACCTCGAAAAATTAAAG AATATGGTTCCCTCGTTTTACTCTAGTAGCTGTGACATGCTGAGCAAATGGGATGAGATTGTGTCGAGCAGAGGATCCTGTGAGTTGGATGTGTATCCTTTTCTTCAAACCTTGACAAGTGATGCCATTTCGCGCACTGCTTTCGGCAGTAACTATGAAGAAGGAAGGAAGATATTTGAACTTCAAAAAGAGCAATTCGGGCATTTCTTTGATGCTGCTCAGCTCCTTTACATCCCTGGATGG AGGTTTTtaccaacaaaaacaaacagAAGGATGAATGAAATTGTGAGGGAAATCAAGTCGTCGATACTAGGAATCATCGATAAAAGAATGAAAGCAATAGAATCAGGGGAGACCAATTCAGATGATCTGTTGGGTATACTTTTGGAATCTAATTTTGAGGAGATTCAGCAGCATGGGAAGGATTCTGGGATGAGTTTGCAGGAGGTGATCGAAGAGTGTAGGCTTTTTTACATAGCTGGGCAGGAGACAACCTCGTCGTTGCTAGTGTGGACGATGATTTTACTAAGCAAACACTTGGATTGGCAGGTTCGAGCCAGAGAAGAGGTTCTACAAGTTCTTGGAAGTTCAACACCAGATTTCCAGGATTTGAACCACCTGAAAATC ATTACAATGATTTTTCACGAGGTGATGAGGTTGTATCCACCAGCAGTCATGATGAGTCGATTCATACATAACGAAGCTACTTTGGGGGAGCTAACTTTACCAGCCGGAACTCAGATCTTCTTGCCCACAATTTTGCTGCAACACGACAGCACTATATGGGGGGACGACGCGAAAGAGTTCAATCCAGAGAGGTTCAGTGAAGGAGTGTCCAAGGCAATGAATGGGAAATACTCATATTTTCCATTCGGCGGGGGGCCGCGGATATGCATCGGGCAGAACTTTGCTATGTTGGAGGCAAAGATAGGAATGGCCATGATTTTGAAACATTATAGTTTTGAGCTTTCTCCATCTTATACACATGCGCCTGATGTAGTGGTAACACTTCAGCCGCAATATGGCGCACCCCTAATTCTTCACAAGCTGTAG